One region of Camelina sativa cultivar DH55 chromosome 6, Cs, whole genome shotgun sequence genomic DNA includes:
- the LOC104792707 gene encoding inorganic phosphate transporter 1-4 isoform X1 yields the protein MNERSRRMARDQLQVLNALDVAKTQWYHFTAIIIAGMGFFTDAYDLFCISLVTKLLGRIYYHVEGAQKPGTLPPNVAAAVNGVAFCGTLAGQLFFGWLGDKLGRKKVYGMTLMVMVLCSVASGLSFGHEPKAVMATLCFFRFWLGFGIGGDYPLSATIMSEYANKKTRGAFVSAVFAMQGFGIMAGGIFAIIISSAFEAKFPSPAYEDDPLGSTIPQADLVWRIILMVGAIPAAMTYYSRSKMPETARYTALVAKDAKQAASDMSKVLQMEIEPEQQKMEQNSKEKSKAFSLLSKEFMSRHGLHLLGTTSTWFLLDIAFYSQNLFQKDIFSAIGWIPPAQSMNAIQEVFKIARAQTLIALCSTVPGYWFTVAFIDVIGRFAIQMMGFFFMTVFMFALAIPYNHWTHKENRIGFVIMYSLTFFFANFGPNATTFVVPAEIFPARFRSTCHGISAASGKLGAMVGAFGFLYLAQSPDKEKTDAGYPPGIGVRNSLIVLGVVNFLGILFTFLVPESKGKSLEEMSGENEDNENSNSDSRTVPIV from the exons ATGAACG AGAGGAGCAGAAGAATGGCAAGGGATCAATTACAAGTGTTGAATGCACTTGACGTGGCCAAGACGCAATGGTACCATTTCACGGCTATCATAATCGCCGGAATGGGATTCTTCACCGACGCTTACGATCTCTTCTGCATCTCCCTGGTCACGAAGCTCCTCGGTCGTATTTACTACCACGTGGAAGGCGCACAAAAACCTGGGACTCTGCCTCCCAACGTAGCAGCCGCCGTCAATGGCGTTGCCTTCTGCGGGACCCTCGCCGGTCAGCTCTTTTTCGGGTGGCTCGGTGACAAGCTCGGGAGGAAGAAAGTTTATGGTATGACGTTAATGGTCATGGTCCTTTGTTCAGTAGCCTCTGGTCTCTCTTTCGGACACGAGCCAAAAGCTGTAATGGCCACGCTCTGCTTTTTTCGGTTTTGGCTTGGATTTGGCATCGGCGGGGACTACCCTTTATCCGCAACGATCATGTCTGAATACGCGAACAAGAAGACTCGCGGAGCGTTTGTCTCTGCGGTCTTCGCTATGCAAGGGTTCGGGATCATGGCTGGTGGAATTTTCGCGATTATAATTTCCTCTGCTTTTGAAGCTAAGTTCCCATCCCCTGCCTATGAGGATGATCCCTTGGGATCCACGATTCCTCAAGCCGATTTGGTATGGCGTATAATACTTATGGTTGGTGCTATCCCAGCAGCAATGACGTATTACTCGAGATCTAAGATGCCAGAGACCGCAAGATACACAGCTTTGGTTGCTAAAGATGCAAAGCAGGCAGCTTCGGACATGTCTAAGGTTCTGCAAATGGAGATAGAGCCAGAACAGCAGAAGATGGAACAGAACTCAAAGGAGAAGTCCAAGGCGTTCTCCTTGTTATCCAAGGAATTCATGAGTCGCCATGGGCTTCATTTGCTAGGTACTACTTCGACATGGTTCCTTCTCGACATCGCTTTCTACAGTCAAAACCTTTTCCAGAAAGATATATTCAGCGCCATCGGGTGGATTCCTCCAGCGCAAAGCATGAATGCGATTCAGGAGGTTTTCAAGATCGCACGAGCACAGACGCTCATCGCCTTGTGTAGCACGGTACCTGGTTACTGGTTCACAGTTGCGTTCATTGATGTCATCGGAAGATTCGCTATTCAGATGATGGGTTTCTTCTTCATGACGGTCTTTATGTTTGCTCTGGCTATTCCTTACAACCACTGGACTCACAAGGAGAACCGAATCGGATTTGTTATCATGTATTCGTTAACATTCTTTTTCGCCAACTTTGGACCCAATGCTACAACCTTCGTTGTGCCAGCAGAGATCTTCCCAGCCAGGTTCAGATCAACCTGCCATGGTATCTCTGCAGCATCAGGGAAATTAGGAGCAATGGTTGGTGCGTTCGGGTTCTTGTACTTGGCTCAGAGCCCTGACAAAGAGAAGACAGACGCAGGATACCCTCCAGGGATTGGGGTCAGGAACTCGCTTATTGTGTTGGGTGTGGTTAACTTCTTAGGTATTCTCTTCACTTTTTTGGTGCCTGAATCTAAAGGGAAGTCGTTAGAGGAAATGTCCGGTGAAAATGAAGACAATGAGAATAGCAACAGTGATAGCAGAACGGTCCCAATAGTTTAG
- the LOC104792707 gene encoding inorganic phosphate transporter 1-4 isoform X2 yields MARDQLQVLNALDVAKTQWYHFTAIIIAGMGFFTDAYDLFCISLVTKLLGRIYYHVEGAQKPGTLPPNVAAAVNGVAFCGTLAGQLFFGWLGDKLGRKKVYGMTLMVMVLCSVASGLSFGHEPKAVMATLCFFRFWLGFGIGGDYPLSATIMSEYANKKTRGAFVSAVFAMQGFGIMAGGIFAIIISSAFEAKFPSPAYEDDPLGSTIPQADLVWRIILMVGAIPAAMTYYSRSKMPETARYTALVAKDAKQAASDMSKVLQMEIEPEQQKMEQNSKEKSKAFSLLSKEFMSRHGLHLLGTTSTWFLLDIAFYSQNLFQKDIFSAIGWIPPAQSMNAIQEVFKIARAQTLIALCSTVPGYWFTVAFIDVIGRFAIQMMGFFFMTVFMFALAIPYNHWTHKENRIGFVIMYSLTFFFANFGPNATTFVVPAEIFPARFRSTCHGISAASGKLGAMVGAFGFLYLAQSPDKEKTDAGYPPGIGVRNSLIVLGVVNFLGILFTFLVPESKGKSLEEMSGENEDNENSNSDSRTVPIV; encoded by the coding sequence ATGGCAAGGGATCAATTACAAGTGTTGAATGCACTTGACGTGGCCAAGACGCAATGGTACCATTTCACGGCTATCATAATCGCCGGAATGGGATTCTTCACCGACGCTTACGATCTCTTCTGCATCTCCCTGGTCACGAAGCTCCTCGGTCGTATTTACTACCACGTGGAAGGCGCACAAAAACCTGGGACTCTGCCTCCCAACGTAGCAGCCGCCGTCAATGGCGTTGCCTTCTGCGGGACCCTCGCCGGTCAGCTCTTTTTCGGGTGGCTCGGTGACAAGCTCGGGAGGAAGAAAGTTTATGGTATGACGTTAATGGTCATGGTCCTTTGTTCAGTAGCCTCTGGTCTCTCTTTCGGACACGAGCCAAAAGCTGTAATGGCCACGCTCTGCTTTTTTCGGTTTTGGCTTGGATTTGGCATCGGCGGGGACTACCCTTTATCCGCAACGATCATGTCTGAATACGCGAACAAGAAGACTCGCGGAGCGTTTGTCTCTGCGGTCTTCGCTATGCAAGGGTTCGGGATCATGGCTGGTGGAATTTTCGCGATTATAATTTCCTCTGCTTTTGAAGCTAAGTTCCCATCCCCTGCCTATGAGGATGATCCCTTGGGATCCACGATTCCTCAAGCCGATTTGGTATGGCGTATAATACTTATGGTTGGTGCTATCCCAGCAGCAATGACGTATTACTCGAGATCTAAGATGCCAGAGACCGCAAGATACACAGCTTTGGTTGCTAAAGATGCAAAGCAGGCAGCTTCGGACATGTCTAAGGTTCTGCAAATGGAGATAGAGCCAGAACAGCAGAAGATGGAACAGAACTCAAAGGAGAAGTCCAAGGCGTTCTCCTTGTTATCCAAGGAATTCATGAGTCGCCATGGGCTTCATTTGCTAGGTACTACTTCGACATGGTTCCTTCTCGACATCGCTTTCTACAGTCAAAACCTTTTCCAGAAAGATATATTCAGCGCCATCGGGTGGATTCCTCCAGCGCAAAGCATGAATGCGATTCAGGAGGTTTTCAAGATCGCACGAGCACAGACGCTCATCGCCTTGTGTAGCACGGTACCTGGTTACTGGTTCACAGTTGCGTTCATTGATGTCATCGGAAGATTCGCTATTCAGATGATGGGTTTCTTCTTCATGACGGTCTTTATGTTTGCTCTGGCTATTCCTTACAACCACTGGACTCACAAGGAGAACCGAATCGGATTTGTTATCATGTATTCGTTAACATTCTTTTTCGCCAACTTTGGACCCAATGCTACAACCTTCGTTGTGCCAGCAGAGATCTTCCCAGCCAGGTTCAGATCAACCTGCCATGGTATCTCTGCAGCATCAGGGAAATTAGGAGCAATGGTTGGTGCGTTCGGGTTCTTGTACTTGGCTCAGAGCCCTGACAAAGAGAAGACAGACGCAGGATACCCTCCAGGGATTGGGGTCAGGAACTCGCTTATTGTGTTGGGTGTGGTTAACTTCTTAGGTATTCTCTTCACTTTTTTGGTGCCTGAATCTAAAGGGAAGTCGTTAGAGGAAATGTCCGGTGAAAATGAAGACAATGAGAATAGCAACAGTGATAGCAGAACGGTCCCAATAGTTTAG